A DNA window from Paraflavitalea devenefica contains the following coding sequences:
- a CDS encoding OmpA family protein: MKPLQNTLTAIVAASILLGGCKSMNKTQKGAVIGTAGGAVVGGVIGKAAGNTALGAIIGATVGGVGGALIGKKMDKQAKEIENRVPGAKVERVGEGIVVEFSEKILFGYDRSDLSSSAEGNLDKLVSVLKEYPDTNIEVQGHTDSKGSDSYNQGLSQRRASAVATYLRNRGVSSSRITTKGYGESAPVATNDTDDGRAQNRRVNFLITANEKMKQDAQKEAQN, encoded by the coding sequence ATGAAACCACTTCAAAACACCCTCACAGCAATCGTGGCAGCCTCTATCTTGTTAGGCGGTTGCAAAAGCATGAACAAAACCCAGAAAGGCGCTGTTATTGGTACTGCCGGCGGAGCAGTAGTTGGCGGCGTAATCGGTAAGGCAGCCGGTAATACAGCCCTGGGAGCCATTATAGGCGCTACCGTTGGTGGCGTTGGCGGCGCACTTATAGGGAAGAAAATGGACAAACAGGCCAAGGAAATTGAGAATAGAGTTCCCGGTGCCAAAGTAGAACGTGTAGGGGAAGGTATTGTAGTAGAATTCAGCGAAAAGATTTTATTTGGCTATGACCGGTCCGACCTGTCGTCTTCTGCTGAAGGTAACCTGGACAAACTGGTATCTGTATTAAAAGAGTATCCTGATACCAATATTGAAGTACAGGGCCACACAGACAGCAAGGGTTCTGACTCCTATAACCAGGGGCTTTCTCAAAGAAGGGCCAGCGCAGTAGCCACCTATTTGCGTAACCGCGGCGTCAGCTCTTCCCGTATCACCACCAAAGGATATGGCGAATCAGCACCTGTAGCCACCAATGACACCGATGATGGCCGTGCACAAAACCGTCGTGTGAACTTTTTGATCACAGCGAACGAAAAGATGAAACAGGACGCACAGAAAGAAGCACAAAATTAA
- a CDS encoding porin family protein, which yields MKTKVFAFTAACLLGTFILQAQSTKTTVGGTTFGVRAGINFQNLNGEFLGNDLDFKLKTGFHIGVNAEIPIADEFYIQPGLLFSTKGANWDDDDDTKTNISYLELPVNFLYKPVLGTGKLLLGFGPYAGYAIGGKVKSDDGDVDLEFESELPANQVGMYFYTVRRFDFGANLLAGYEFNNKLSFQLNAQLGLTNISPEVVGADKDDFKTKNTGFGVSVGYRF from the coding sequence ATGAAAACGAAAGTATTTGCCTTTACCGCTGCATGTTTATTAGGAACCTTTATTTTACAGGCACAAAGTACAAAAACCACTGTTGGTGGTACTACCTTTGGCGTGCGTGCGGGTATTAACTTTCAAAACCTGAATGGCGAGTTTTTAGGGAATGATCTGGATTTTAAATTAAAGACAGGCTTTCATATTGGTGTAAACGCGGAAATCCCTATCGCGGATGAATTTTATATTCAGCCAGGTTTATTGTTCTCTACCAAAGGAGCCAATTGGGATGATGACGATGATACAAAAACAAATATCTCCTATCTCGAATTGCCCGTAAATTTCCTGTATAAACCTGTACTGGGAACCGGTAAGTTGTTATTGGGATTTGGTCCCTATGCCGGATATGCAATAGGCGGCAAGGTTAAATCAGATGATGGAGATGTTGACCTTGAATTTGAGAGCGAATTACCAGCAAACCAAGTAGGAATGTATTTTTATACTGTTAGGCGTTTCGATTTTGGCGCTAATCTCCTGGCAGGTTATGAGTTCAACAACAAACTGTCTTTTCAACTCAATGCCCAACTGGGCCTCACCAATATCAGCCCCGAAGTGGTAGGAGCGGACAAAGATGATTTCAAAACCAAGAACACCGGTTTTGGCGTATCTGTAGGCTACCGTTTCTAA
- a CDS encoding cystathionine gamma-synthase produces the protein MMQATTQLIHSIPVDPLTGAVSVPIYQTSTFVQEAPGVNKGYDYARSGNPTRATLESILAKLEGGEVGLAFSSGLAAIDAIAKLLQAGDEIVAVDDIYGGAYRLFTQVYQQFGIKINFVDTSDPEKVFHAITPKTKLIWLETPTNPTLKISDIEAIAKIAKANNCLLCVDNTFASPALQKPLLLGADIVVHSATKYLGGHSDLIAGAVVTKDKALGEKIKFIQNACGAILAPFDSWLVIRGIETLHLRLRQHCATAQEVAEFLEKHPAVDKVYYPGLKTHPNHEIAKKQSKGFGGIVSFSLKKDTIEAAGAFATSTQLFKLAESLGGIKSLVSHPATMTHKSIPAEKRQAAGVSDSLIRLSIGLEEAEDLIQDLQTALDALHQHSPQALETVLA, from the coding sequence ATCATGCAAGCGACAACACAACTCATTCACAGCATTCCTGTAGATCCGTTAACCGGCGCCGTATCCGTACCTATTTATCAAACCTCCACTTTTGTGCAGGAAGCGCCCGGTGTAAACAAAGGGTATGATTATGCCCGCAGCGGCAACCCTACCCGCGCCACCCTCGAAAGCATCCTGGCCAAACTGGAAGGCGGTGAAGTGGGTCTTGCTTTCAGTAGCGGACTGGCCGCCATTGACGCCATTGCCAAACTCCTCCAGGCCGGCGATGAAATAGTAGCCGTAGATGATATTTATGGTGGCGCCTACCGGTTATTCACCCAGGTATACCAGCAATTCGGCATTAAGATCAATTTCGTAGACACTTCCGATCCCGAAAAAGTATTCCATGCCATCACGCCCAAAACAAAGCTCATCTGGCTGGAAACACCCACCAACCCTACCCTGAAGATCTCCGATATTGAAGCCATTGCCAAAATAGCAAAAGCCAATAACTGTTTACTTTGCGTGGATAATACTTTTGCTTCACCCGCCTTACAAAAGCCTCTTTTGCTGGGAGCTGATATTGTAGTGCATTCTGCCACCAAGTACCTGGGCGGCCATAGTGACCTGATAGCCGGAGCAGTAGTAACCAAAGACAAAGCACTGGGTGAAAAGATCAAATTTATCCAGAATGCCTGTGGCGCTATCCTTGCTCCTTTTGATAGCTGGCTGGTGATACGCGGTATTGAAACCCTGCACCTGCGCCTCCGTCAGCACTGCGCCACTGCACAGGAAGTGGCGGAATTCCTGGAAAAACATCCCGCAGTAGATAAAGTATACTATCCCGGTTTAAAAACGCATCCCAACCATGAGATAGCCAAAAAGCAATCCAAAGGCTTTGGCGGTATTGTTTCCTTCAGCCTGAAGAAAGATACGATCGAAGCAGCCGGCGCTTTTGCTACTTCTACCCAACTGTTCAAACTGGCAGAAAGCCTGGGCGGCATCAAAAGCCTCGTCAGCCATCCCGCCACTATGACGCATAAATCCATTCCGGCCGAAAAGCGCCAGGCGGCAGGTGTATCAGACAGCCTTATCCGCCTGAGCATTGGCCTGGAAGAAGCAGAAGACCTGATCCAGGACCTGCAAACAGCCCTGGATGCATTACACCAACACAGCCCACAGGCATTGGAAACAGTATTGGCATAA
- the queF gene encoding preQ(1) synthase: MATDTIKELVKTYKDIDSSLLIAIPNPTNQAYEIKIKIPEFTFLGVREQPDFAVIYLTFYPKSKIIELKSFKHYVFQLRNIVVSYERLINIIYDDLLKVYDPERLRLVMICNPRGGISSKLTIDSDWKSRGGQEKFNDWQIIEDEWSVSM; this comes from the coding sequence ATGGCCACGGATACCATAAAAGAACTGGTAAAGACGTATAAAGACATAGACAGCAGTCTTTTAATCGCTATCCCCAACCCCACCAACCAGGCGTATGAGATCAAGATCAAAATACCTGAGTTTACCTTCCTGGGAGTAAGGGAGCAGCCTGACTTTGCCGTTATTTACCTCACTTTTTACCCCAAAAGCAAGATCATAGAACTGAAATCATTCAAACATTACGTTTTCCAGTTGCGGAATATCGTCGTATCCTACGAGCGCCTGATAAACATTATTTATGATGATCTGTTAAAGGTATACGATCCCGAAAGGCTGAGGCTGGTAATGATCTGCAACCCGCGTGGCGGCATCAGTTCCAAGCTCACGATTGATTCAGACTGGAAGTCAAGGGGTGGCCAGGAGAAGTTCAACGACTGGCAGATCATTGAAGATGAATGGTCAGTAAGCATGTAA
- a CDS encoding homoserine dehydrogenase, with amino-acid sequence MEAHKQLTIGLFGFGVVGEGLYKVLQQTPSLKATIKKVCIKNPGKKREAPAELFTTDKDVLLNDPEINVIVEVINESEPAFEIVSTALKNGKDVVSASKKMIAEHLPEILGLQQKTGRSVLYEAAACASIPVIRNLEEYYDNDLLHSIKAIVNGSTNFILTKMFEDKLGYQQAVLLAQQLGFAETDPSLDVEGYDAANKWTFLLTHAYGIVETTDNIVFNGIQNIQGSDATVAAEKHFDIKLVAQAKKLQNGKVAAFVLPQFIKHDDHLAFVKNEYNGVVIESGFADKQFFYGKGAGSFPTASAVLSDLSALRYQYKYEYKKLYHHVPQELTTDFYVRVYVSFDDWKYIPKERFEWIEEWHAETDRKYLVGVLPFKELRDNSWWKENNTSLILSPEAIIEDVEIRKLKKKSLELAGII; translated from the coding sequence ATGGAAGCTCACAAACAGTTAACAATTGGCTTATTCGGATTTGGAGTAGTGGGAGAAGGCTTGTATAAAGTGTTGCAGCAGACCCCTTCCCTGAAAGCCACGATTAAAAAAGTGTGTATCAAGAACCCCGGCAAGAAAAGAGAAGCTCCGGCAGAATTATTTACCACTGACAAGGATGTACTGCTCAATGACCCCGAGATCAATGTGATCGTAGAAGTGATCAATGAATCGGAGCCTGCCTTTGAGATCGTATCTACAGCCCTGAAGAACGGTAAAGATGTGGTAAGCGCCAGTAAAAAGATGATCGCTGAGCATTTGCCGGAAATACTGGGCCTGCAGCAAAAAACAGGTCGCTCTGTCCTGTATGAAGCTGCCGCCTGCGCTTCCATCCCCGTCATACGTAACCTCGAAGAGTATTATGACAACGACCTGCTGCATTCCATCAAGGCCATCGTAAACGGGTCTACCAACTTCATCCTCACCAAGATGTTTGAGGATAAGCTGGGCTATCAGCAAGCTGTATTGCTGGCACAGCAACTGGGCTTTGCTGAAACAGACCCTTCCCTCGATGTGGAAGGTTATGATGCCGCCAACAAATGGACCTTCCTGCTTACCCATGCCTATGGCATTGTGGAAACCACCGATAATATTGTATTCAATGGCATCCAGAATATACAGGGCAGCGATGCTACTGTAGCAGCAGAAAAACATTTTGATATTAAACTGGTAGCCCAGGCCAAGAAGCTGCAGAATGGCAAGGTAGCCGCTTTTGTACTGCCCCAGTTCATCAAGCATGATGACCACCTGGCCTTTGTGAAAAATGAATACAATGGCGTAGTGATCGAAAGTGGCTTTGCTGATAAACAGTTCTTCTATGGCAAAGGCGCCGGCAGCTTCCCCACTGCCTCCGCTGTATTGAGCGATCTCTCTGCATTGCGCTATCAGTACAAATACGAGTATAAAAAATTATATCACCACGTTCCCCAGGAGCTGACTACTGATTTCTATGTACGTGTATATGTGAGCTTCGACGACTGGAAGTATATTCCCAAAGAGCGGTTTGAATGGATTGAAGAGTGGCATGCAGAAACAGACCGTAAGTACCTGGTAGGTGTATTGCCATTTAAGGAGCTGCGCGATAATAGCTGGTGGAAAGAAAATAATACTTCCCTCATCCTTTCTCCAGAAGCTATTATAGAAGATGTGGAGATCCGCAAACTGAAGAAAAAGAGCCTTGAACTGGCTGGAATAATATAA
- the thrC gene encoding threonine synthase, producing the protein MRYYSLNKQSPDVDFKEATIRGQAPDKGLYFPETIPVMEKAFYDHIEQYSNEEIAFRMIRPYVAGTMPDSELERIVAETINFPIPLVQVQDDIYSLELFHGPTLAFKDVGARFMSRCLGYFAQERKEKVIVLVATSGDTGGAVAHGFYEVPGVEVVILYPSGKVSSVQEKQLTTLGKNIHALEVKGSFDDCQQLVKQAFMDPSLTSKLFLTSANSINVARWLPQQFYYALAYKQWSDKSNPPVICVPSGNFGNICAGLLAHRAGLPVQHFIAACNANDVVTHYLEAGEYQPKKAVPTLSNAMDVGNPSNFVRVLELFHQEFGALKNVLSSYSITDEETKATIKTVFDKYHYLPDPHGAVGYLALQRYLAQHPGEKGMFLETAHPVKFYDVVEPVTGEAIPLPQAVQAMMVLNKQSHLMEPEYEALQQFLKNTF; encoded by the coding sequence ATGCGGTATTATAGTTTAAACAAACAATCTCCGGATGTTGATTTTAAAGAAGCTACCATCAGGGGGCAGGCGCCCGATAAAGGATTGTATTTCCCGGAGACGATTCCGGTAATGGAGAAGGCTTTTTATGATCATATAGAGCAGTATTCCAATGAAGAGATCGCCTTCCGGATGATCAGGCCCTATGTAGCAGGAACAATGCCCGATAGTGAACTGGAAAGGATCGTAGCAGAAACAATCAACTTCCCGATACCGCTGGTGCAGGTCCAGGATGATATCTATTCACTGGAATTGTTTCATGGCCCCACGCTGGCTTTTAAAGATGTAGGGGCACGGTTCATGAGCCGTTGCCTCGGTTATTTTGCACAGGAGCGTAAAGAAAAAGTGATCGTACTGGTAGCTACTTCAGGCGATACGGGCGGCGCCGTGGCCCACGGCTTTTATGAGGTGCCGGGCGTGGAGGTGGTCATCCTGTATCCTTCCGGTAAAGTAAGTTCGGTGCAGGAGAAGCAGCTCACTACGCTGGGAAAGAATATCCATGCGCTGGAAGTGAAGGGTAGTTTTGATGATTGCCAGCAACTGGTAAAGCAGGCGTTTATGGACCCTTCGCTCACCAGTAAGCTATTCCTTACTTCTGCCAACTCTATCAATGTGGCCCGGTGGCTGCCGCAACAATTCTATTATGCGCTGGCTTATAAACAATGGAGCGATAAAAGTAATCCGCCTGTGATCTGTGTACCCAGCGGTAACTTTGGTAATATCTGCGCAGGTCTGCTGGCACATCGTGCAGGATTGCCGGTACAACATTTTATTGCCGCCTGCAATGCCAATGATGTGGTGACGCATTACCTGGAGGCCGGGGAGTACCAGCCTAAAAAAGCGGTGCCTACTTTATCCAATGCGATGGACGTAGGTAATCCCAGCAATTTTGTGCGGGTATTGGAACTATTTCACCAGGAGTTTGGCGCACTGAAAAATGTATTGAGCAGTTACAGCATTACCGACGAAGAAACAAAAGCCACTATTAAGACGGTATTTGATAAATACCACTACCTGCCCGACCCACATGGTGCGGTAGGCTACCTGGCCCTGCAAAGGTACCTGGCACAGCATCCCGGTGAAAAAGGTATGTTCCTTGAAACAGCCCACCCGGTTAAATTCTATGATGTGGTAGAGCCGGTGACAGGGGAGGCTATACCCTTGCCACAGGCGGTACAGGCCATGATGGTGCTGAACAAGCAAAGCCACCTGATGGAACCGGAATATGAAGCACTGCAGCAGTTCCTGAAAAATACGTTTTGA
- a CDS encoding homoserine kinase: MKEEAEKKIASPLGAGSRGVKVFAPATVANLVCGFDVLGMALHRPQDLMSVSLRDEPGIVIQHSDGYQLPVEPEKNVAGAALLAMLEEVNNPPGFDITIDKRIKPGSGLGSSAASSAGVVVAANHLLGNIFSNEDLVRFAMNGEKVASGVKHADNIAPAIYGGITLIRSIFPLDIVQLTAPPLYVTVVHPQIEVRTADARQILRKEVQLKNAIKQWGNIAGLVAGFMKNDYGLIGRSLEDVIIEPVRSILIPGFDEVKKYSKEAGALGGGISGSGPSIFMLSREESTAQQVEYVMTEVYVKLGIEFKTYVTTISYDGVKVVADEE, translated from the coding sequence ATGAAAGAAGAAGCAGAAAAAAAAATAGCCTCCCCTTTAGGGGCCGGGAGCAGGGGCGTAAAAGTTTTTGCTCCGGCTACTGTGGCCAACCTCGTATGCGGATTTGATGTATTGGGCATGGCTCTGCACCGTCCGCAGGACCTCATGTCGGTAAGCCTGCGGGATGAGCCGGGTATTGTTATACAGCATAGTGATGGTTATCAATTGCCGGTAGAACCGGAAAAGAATGTGGCAGGCGCCGCCCTGCTGGCCATGCTGGAGGAAGTGAACAACCCGCCGGGTTTTGATATAACGATTGATAAACGCATTAAGCCGGGCAGCGGACTGGGTTCCAGCGCCGCCAGCTCGGCCGGTGTGGTAGTGGCCGCCAATCACTTACTGGGGAATATTTTTTCCAATGAAGACCTGGTGCGCTTTGCCATGAATGGGGAGAAGGTAGCCAGTGGGGTGAAGCATGCCGATAATATTGCCCCGGCCATTTATGGAGGTATTACGCTTATCCGTTCCATCTTTCCGCTGGATATCGTACAGCTCACTGCCCCGCCTTTATATGTTACCGTGGTGCATCCGCAAATTGAAGTAAGAACAGCCGATGCGCGGCAGATATTGCGTAAGGAAGTGCAACTGAAGAATGCCATCAAGCAATGGGGCAATATAGCCGGACTGGTAGCAGGGTTTATGAAGAATGATTATGGACTTATTGGCCGTTCACTGGAAGATGTGATCATTGAACCCGTGCGCAGTATCCTGATACCCGGTTTTGATGAGGTGAAGAAATACAGTAAGGAAGCAGGTGCATTGGGTGGCGGCATTTCCGGTTCAGGGCCTTCTATCTTCATGCTGAGCCGTGAAGAAAGTACTGCTCAACAGGTAGAGTATGTGATGACGGAAGTGTATGTGAAGCTGGGCATCGAGTTCAAAACTTATGTTACCACCATCAGTTACGATGGCGTGAAGGTTGTAGCGGATGAGGAGTAG
- the thrA gene encoding bifunctional aspartate kinase/homoserine dehydrogenase I — protein sequence MQVLKFGGTSVANAENINKVVAIVQQVIQRGKTVVVVSAFGGVTDSLLKAGTLAATADESYKEVLATIELRHIEAVKVLVPVAKQSSILSWVKQRCNEIEDICNGVFLLGELSDRTRDRIVSFGELISSQIVAARLKAAGTDAVWKDSRELIITDSNHGYAAVDFGVTDGNIRSYFSTAAENLFVLPGFVASNAAGLTTTLGRGGSDYTAAILAGALDAKVLEIWTDVSGMMTADPRLVPNAKVLPHISYQEAMELSHFGAKVIYPPTIQPVMNKSIPVWIKNTFEPQAHGTVIENEVSKRNGNNIRGITSINKIALLSLEGPGMVGIPGFSKRLFEALAGEQINVILITQGSSEHSICVGIDEAMAVDAKAVVDKAFAWEIETGKVDPLVVEGGLSIVALVGDNMKSHPGVSGKMFGAIGRNGVNIRAIAQGSSERNISAVIAAVDVKKAINVLHEEFFETTYKQVNLFIAGAGNVGSKLLSQLQQQQSWLQEQLRLQVRVIGIGNSRKMVFNDEGINLKNWKQELEGGEAMNLDRFIAITRSKNLRNSVFADVTANDQVATTYERLLEKSISVVACNKVACSSAYAYYKRLKDLAREYNAYFLFETNVGAGLPVIGTLNDLLRSGDTVNRIEAVLSGTLNFVFNNYNGEKSFAEVVKQAQDEGYTEPDPRLDLSGTDVMRKIMILARESGERLEMEDITNSSFMPASCMTGSVADFYAEMGKQEAHFAAIYAEAKKAGKKLKFVAKYEHGKAAVGLQHIDPQHDFYHLYGKDNVVLFYTNRYVEQPLVVKGAGAGAEVTASGVFADIIRAAH from the coding sequence ATGCAGGTCTTAAAGTTCGGCGGTACCTCTGTAGCAAATGCCGAGAATATCAATAAAGTAGTAGCTATTGTACAACAGGTCATACAACGTGGTAAAACGGTAGTGGTAGTATCGGCCTTTGGTGGCGTTACAGACAGTTTATTAAAGGCCGGCACACTCGCTGCTACTGCCGATGAATCCTATAAAGAAGTACTGGCTACCATAGAACTCCGGCATATTGAAGCGGTAAAGGTATTGGTGCCTGTAGCCAAACAAAGCAGCATATTAAGCTGGGTAAAACAGCGTTGCAATGAAATAGAAGATATCTGCAATGGTGTTTTCCTGCTGGGTGAGTTATCCGACCGTACCCGCGACCGTATTGTAAGCTTCGGAGAGCTGATCTCTTCGCAGATCGTAGCGGCCCGTTTAAAAGCTGCCGGTACTGATGCGGTATGGAAAGATTCGAGGGAGCTGATCATTACCGATTCCAATCATGGTTATGCGGCTGTTGATTTTGGTGTAACGGATGGTAATATACGTAGCTACTTCAGTACTGCGGCCGAGAACCTTTTTGTGCTGCCTGGCTTTGTGGCTTCCAATGCGGCAGGGCTTACTACTACCTTGGGACGGGGTGGTTCGGATTATACCGCTGCTATCCTGGCCGGCGCCCTGGATGCTAAAGTACTGGAGATCTGGACTGATGTGAGTGGTATGATGACAGCCGATCCCCGGTTGGTGCCCAATGCCAAAGTATTGCCGCATATCTCTTACCAGGAGGCTATGGAGCTGTCGCATTTCGGTGCCAAGGTGATCTATCCCCCTACCATTCAGCCCGTAATGAACAAGAGTATACCGGTATGGATCAAAAATACCTTTGAGCCGCAGGCGCATGGCACTGTTATTGAAAATGAAGTATCTAAAAGGAATGGTAATAATATCCGGGGCATTACCAGCATTAATAAAATAGCTTTACTGAGTCTTGAGGGACCTGGCATGGTAGGTATACCCGGCTTTTCCAAAAGACTGTTTGAGGCATTGGCCGGTGAACAGATCAATGTAATCCTGATCACCCAGGGCTCTTCTGAACATTCCATTTGTGTGGGCATTGATGAAGCGATGGCGGTTGATGCCAAAGCAGTGGTAGATAAAGCCTTTGCCTGGGAAATAGAGACTGGCAAGGTAGATCCCCTGGTAGTGGAAGGCGGATTGTCAATCGTAGCACTCGTAGGTGATAACATGAAAAGCCATCCGGGCGTAAGCGGTAAAATGTTTGGGGCTATTGGTCGGAACGGGGTCAACATACGGGCCATTGCGCAGGGTTCTTCTGAGAGGAATATCTCGGCTGTGATCGCTGCTGTTGACGTGAAGAAGGCGATTAACGTATTGCATGAAGAATTCTTTGAAACTACCTATAAGCAGGTAAACCTCTTTATTGCCGGAGCCGGTAATGTGGGTAGTAAACTGTTGTCCCAATTACAGCAACAGCAATCCTGGTTGCAGGAGCAACTGCGGTTGCAGGTACGGGTAATTGGTATTGGCAATAGCCGGAAGATGGTATTTAATGATGAGGGTATTAACCTCAAAAACTGGAAGCAGGAACTGGAGGGGGGAGAGGCCATGAACCTGGATCGCTTTATAGCGATCACCCGTTCCAAGAATTTGCGTAACTCTGTATTTGCCGATGTGACTGCCAATGACCAGGTAGCAACAACTTATGAACGGTTACTGGAAAAGAGTATATCCGTGGTGGCCTGTAATAAAGTGGCCTGCTCTTCGGCCTACGCATATTATAAAAGGCTGAAAGACCTGGCCCGGGAGTACAATGCTTACTTCCTGTTTGAGACCAATGTAGGGGCCGGCCTGCCGGTAATTGGTACCCTGAACGACCTGTTGCGCAGCGGCGATACCGTAAACCGCATTGAAGCGGTATTAAGCGGTACCCTCAACTTTGTATTCAATAATTATAATGGAGAGAAAAGCTTTGCGGAGGTGGTGAAGCAGGCGCAGGATGAAGGGTATACAGAACCTGATCCGCGGCTGGACCTGAGCGGTACCGATGTGATGCGTAAGATCATGATCCTGGCCCGGGAAAGCGGTGAAAGACTGGAGATGGAAGATATTACCAACAGCAGCTTTATGCCGGCTTCCTGCATGACAGGTAGTGTGGCCGACTTTTATGCCGAGATGGGTAAACAGGAAGCACATTTTGCAGCTATTTATGCAGAAGCAAAGAAAGCAGGTAAGAAGCTGAAGTTTGTAGCGAAATATGAGCATGGTAAAGCGGCAGTTGGTTTGCAGCATATTGATCCGCAGCATGATTTTTATCACCTGTACGGTAAGGATAATGTGGTATTGTTCTATACCAACCGGTATGTGGAACAACCGCTGGTAGTAAAGGGAGCAGGGGCAGGAGCGGAGGTGACAGCATCAGGCGTGTTTGCTGATATTATTAGAGCAGCACACTAA